One stretch of Candidatus Methylomirabilota bacterium DNA includes these proteins:
- a CDS encoding glycosyltransferase family 4 protein, which translates to MLAVIDTHPVQYRAPVYRALEHRFGLQVTAVYGSDASLVGYRDSEFGVSVTWDTDLLSGYRSVFLSSRLRNSQEALPDWRTTRRVKIALAEIRPRAVLVVGYSPRFYRVAASCAWHMGVPVLFRGETTDHAWRRGLAKRIARDWMLRRFYRGCARLLYLGRRSYEHFRRLGCAEEKLIFSPYCVDASTFRWNDAARAELRSAGRTDLGVDERDSVLLFSGKLSARKGPDLLLRAVKESCASVCGRIIVVFLGDGPMRESLRALAQDTPRTEVRLLGFRNQSELSRYYHAADVLVLPSLQGETWGLVVNEALQHGLPCVLSAAVGCVPDLIDPGTTGEVFDTGSVKSLAAALGRAMRLVGRADVRAQCREKVGGYTIERAAEGIARAYRAVVGTPARAGAPS; encoded by the coding sequence CGGCTACCGAGACAGCGAGTTCGGCGTCTCCGTCACGTGGGATACCGATCTGCTCTCCGGTTACCGGTCGGTTTTCCTGTCCTCGCGGCTCCGCAACAGCCAAGAGGCGCTTCCCGACTGGCGAACCACGCGCCGGGTGAAAATCGCGCTCGCGGAAATCCGGCCCCGCGCTGTCCTAGTCGTCGGGTATAGCCCGCGGTTCTACCGGGTCGCTGCGTCCTGTGCGTGGCACATGGGCGTGCCGGTGCTCTTCAGGGGAGAGACAACGGATCATGCCTGGCGCCGCGGACTGGCCAAGCGGATCGCGCGAGACTGGATGCTCCGGCGCTTCTATCGTGGATGTGCCCGACTTCTCTATCTGGGCCGGCGCTCGTACGAGCACTTCAGGCGGCTCGGCTGTGCTGAGGAGAAGCTCATATTCTCCCCGTACTGTGTGGATGCTTCGACATTTCGGTGGAACGATGCCGCTCGTGCCGAGCTTCGCTCGGCCGGACGCACTGATCTCGGCGTGGACGAGCGGGACTCCGTACTTCTTTTTTCCGGGAAGTTGAGTGCTCGCAAGGGGCCTGACCTCTTGCTCCGGGCGGTGAAGGAATCGTGTGCGTCCGTGTGCGGGCGCATCATCGTGGTTTTTCTAGGCGACGGCCCTATGCGGGAGTCTCTCAGAGCGCTGGCCCAGGATACGCCGCGCACCGAAGTCCGGCTCCTGGGATTCCGCAACCAAAGCGAGCTCAGCCGGTATTATCACGCGGCCGACGTCCTGGTCCTGCCGAGTCTGCAGGGGGAAACATGGGGCCTCGTCGTGAACGAGGCGCTCCAGCATGGGCTTCCGTGCGTGCTATCGGCGGCGGTCGGTTGCGTTCCCGACCTGATTGACCCCGGGACGACCGGTGAAGTGTTCGATACCGGCTCAGTGAAGAGTTTGGCTGCCGCGCTCGGCCGAGCCATGCGGCTCGTCGGGCGAGCAGACGTCCGCGCGCAGTGCCGTGAGAAGGTGGGAGGCTACACCATCGAACGGGCGGCTGAGGGGATCGCGCGAGCATACAGGGCAGTAGTCGGGACTCCCGCCCGAGCCGGTGCGCCCTCGTGA